The following nucleotide sequence is from Cryptosporangium aurantiacum.
GGTCCGCGCGTGCTCGACCGCGAGCTCCAGCACCCGGGCCGCGCCGCCGACCTGTTCGCAGGCGAGTGCCACCCGGCCGTGTGCGAGCGCTAGGCCGACTACGCCGCCGGCGGCGCCGACCGTTCCCACCGGTACCGCGGGGGCTCCCCGGAACTCCAGGTGCGCGAACCGGCGGGTGTGGTCGGACGTGGTGGTCGCGGTCCGCTGCACGCCGGGGTGGGCGGGGTCGACCGCGAACAGCGTCGGCCCGCCGTCGGTCACGGCTACCACCAGGAGCAGGTGGGCGGTCGCTCCGTCGAGGACGTGCGCGGCGACGCCGGTGACCTCCCACTCCGGTCCCGCGCCGGTCGCGGTGAGCGCTTCACCGCCGGTGGTCCACCGCGCCGCCTGCTCGGGCAGCGCGACGGTCGCGGTCCGCTCACCGGACGCCAGCCCCGGCAACCACCGATCGATCGCCGACCGGTCACCGGCAGCCAGGAGCGCGGGTATCGCCAACCCGACGGTCGAGAGATAGGGCACGCAGGCCAGGGCTCGTCCGAGTTCTTCGAAGACCACGCCCTGCTCCACCCAGCCGGCGCCCGCCCCTCCCTGCTCCTCCGGGACGGCGAGGCCGGGAAGTCCCATCCCGGCCAGGCCGGCCAGGAGCTCCGGGTCGAACCCGGTGTCGGTCGCCATCACGGCGCGGACCGTCGCCTCCGGCGACTCCTTCTCCAGTAACCCGCGGACGACGGTTCGCAGCTCGCGCTGCTCCGCGGTGAGCCCGCTCATACCGGCGACGCCGGACGTCGTACCGCGGATCGTGGACGCTCGACGAACTCGACGACCGTCCCGTCCGGGTCAGCCAGGAACAGGACCGTGAAACCGCCGGTCGGCGTGTCCGGCATCGGGATGAACACCGGATCCGGCACCGCACCGCGCGCCGCGAGCAGCGCGTGAGCCGCGGTCACGTCTTCGACGGCGAGCGCGAGTCGATAGAGGCCCTGGGAGTTGGCCGCCCGTGCGGTCCCGGTCGGCGCGGGCCGCTCGGTCAGCTCCAGCGAGAACGTCGGATCCTCCGGCAGCACCAGCGCCGCGGTGGCGCGGGCCCGCGCCCGGACCTCGAAGCCGACGCCCCGATACCACCGGATCGTGCGTTCCAGGTCGGCGCAGGCGAGGCGGGTGTACGCGAGGGCGGCGCCGTCCGTGTCACTGGTTCCCCCGGCGGGGATCGCCACGACCTCGACGGGAACGCCGTCCGGGTCGACGAGGCGCACGGCCGACCGGGCGACGCCCTGTACCCGCACCGGCGCGATCTCCTCGGCGGTGTGGCCGAGGGCTTGCAGGCGGGCCACGGTGGCCGGGAGCGCGTCGACGCGGAACCCGAGCGCGACGAACCCCCGCTCGACCGGGCCGGCCATCGCCGTGGCCGGCCGTTCCCAGCCGACCAGCTCCAGCGCCGGGGCAGCCCGCGGTCCGCGGTGGTCGTAGAGGAAGACGGTCGTGCTGGCGGTGTCGGTGCCGAGCCCCATCGGTGTGGCGTCGGTGCTGGTGCTCACCGAGCGCATCCGGGCCAGCAGGCCGAGGGCCTCGGTGTAGAAGGCCTCGGCTGCCGGTAGGTCGACGGTGTTGAGGTTGCAGTGCAGCGCGGCGTGCGCCAGCACCGCCCGCGTATCGGTCAGAACGCTCACGGGGCGACCTTCGCTGTCCCGGTTGCCGCAGCGGGCAGGAAGAAGCTCGGTTGCAACGCGCGCTCGTCCGGACCCAGGAGGTACCGGGACAGGTCCACGCCCTCGGCACGGAGTACGTCCTCGTCGGTGACCAGCTGTCCGGTGTATCGCCGCGGATCGCGGCGGACGATCGCCAGAGCCGCGTCGGCCATCACGTCGACCCGGCGGGCCCGCAGACTCGCTGTCTCCTCGCCGAGGATCGCCCGGATGCCCTCGGTGGCCACGGCCGTGCTCGGCCAGAGCGAGTTCGCCGCGATACCGGCGTCGGCCAGCTCCGCCGCGAGGCCGAGCGTCATCAGGCTCACCGCGTATTTCGAGGCGGTGTAAGCCAGGTGCGCGCCGGTCCACCGCGGGTCGAGCGTGAGCGGCGGTGAGATCGACAGGATGTGCGCGGCCGGGGACTTCTCCAGATGCGGGAGGGCCGCCCGGCTGACCAGGAAGCTGCCGCGGGCGTTGACCGCGTGCAGTAGGTCGTAGCGCCGCATCGTGATCCGCCGGGTCGGTGTGGTGTCGAACGCGGCGGCGTTGTTCACCACCAGATCGAGGCCGCCGAATGTCGTCACGGTCTGCTCCACCGCCCGTTCGACGTCCGCGTCGGAGCGGAGGTCACCGGCCACCGCGAGCGCCCGACCGCCTGCCGTGCGGATCTCCGTCGCGACGGTGTGGACGGTGCCGGCGATCCGGGGCTTCGGCTCGGAGGTCGTGGCCAGGATCGTCACCGCCGCGCCCTCCGCGGCGAAGCGGCGGGCGATCGCCGCGCCGATGCCCCGGCTGGCGCCGGTGACCAGGGCGGTGCGGCCGGCCAGCGCACCGTCGGTCACAGCTGCGCTCCCGTCGTGGTCAGTGCCCAGAGCGCGACGTCGTCCTCGCCCCGCAAGGTCGCACTGCCGAGACGCCGCTCCCAGTGGCGCTGGCTTCCGTCCTCGTCCCGCCACGCCCACAACCGGCGGGTGACGAGGTGGAGGGGGTGCTCCTGAGTGATGCCGATCGCGCCGTGCAGCTGGTGGGCGATCTCCGCGACGACGCCTGCGGCCCGGGCCGTCACCGCGCGGGCCGCCGCAGCGGTCGCCGAGCGGGCCGCGACGCTGGGGCCGTCCGCGGTCGCGATCGCCGAAGCGACCGCGGCCAGTGCCAGGTCCCGTTCGAGGAGGGCATCGGCGGTCCGGTGCGCCACGGACTGGAAGGCTCGCAGCGGCCGGCCGAACTGGTGCCGGACGGCGACGTGTTCGGTGAGCAGCATGCACGCCCGCTCGAGCGCACCGCCGATCGCGGCCGCCCGCAATATCGCGCCACGGTCGGCCACGGCACGAAGGAGGTCGGCCGGCCCGAGCATCAGGTCGGTCACCGACACGCGGTCGAACGACAGGCGACCGCGCGGTGCTCCGGCGAGGTCCGCGCCGCCCGCCACCGACGCACGCACCCGGTCGGCGTCCAGCAGCGTCACCGCGGTCCACGGCGCGGCGTCCACCTCGACCGTGGCGACCACGAGCAACGGTGCGCCCGGCAGCCAGGAGACGGCCGGCACCGCACCGGAGAGTTCCCAGCCGTGTGACGCCGGGCGGACGGTGAGCCGGCCGCGACCGGCTACCGCCATCGCTACGCCGTCCCGGACGACGTCGATCGGACGGCCGAGTCGCGCCAGCGTCCACCCGGCGAGGCCGGTGCGGACAAGGGGCAGCGCGCACGCGTGACGTCCCACACCGGCGGCGATCTCGGCGCCGTCGGCGAGGTCACCGCCGGAGCCGCCGGCCGATTCGGGGACCCCCACGAACGGCCAGCCGAGTCCGCTGACGGTCGTCCAGAGCGTCTCCGGCGGCGTGCCGCTGCCGAAATGCGGTGCGAGGACGTCGTCCACCACCTGTCGTACCTCGGCGCGGTAGGGAGTCATCGGGTACCTCCGGTGGATTCGGCGCGGCCGAGCACGGTCCGGAGCACGTCGGACGCTCCGCCGCGGACTGAGCCGGCGGGGACCGCGGTGACGGCGTCGACCAGCAGGGCGGCGGCCGTCGCGTCCTCGAGCCCACCGGTCACGTCGAGCACGTACCGGCCCTCCTCGACGACGTCCTTCTCGAACTGCGCACCGAGGACCTTGAGAGCCGCGGCCTCCCGGGTGGGGGCCGCACCGACGTCGATCGCCGCGGCCAGCGCGGTGGACAGCGCACGGAGCCCGGCCAGCCGGCCGGTCAACGCTCCGAGCCGCTCGACGGCGGCCCGGTCGGGGTGCCTGCGGACGGCGTCGACGAGTGCGGCCAGCAGCGGATAGGTGCTCAGATACCGCTCCGGGCCGCCGCGTTCGAACGCGAGCTGCTCGGTCACCTGTTTCCATCCGGCGCCGACCGTTCCCAGCACCCGATGCTCGGGCACGAATACCTCGTCGAGGAACACCTCGTTGAAGTGGTGTTCGCCGACGAGGTCCAGGATCGGCCGGACGGTGATCCCCGGCGTGTCCATGTCGACCAGGAACTCGGTCAGCCCCTCGTGGCGGGGGTCGGCCGGTCCGGTCCGGGCCAGCACGTACGCGTGAGTGGCCAGGTGAGCCGAGGTGGTCCAGGTCTTGGCGCCGCTGATCGACCACCCACCCGGCGCGGGCACCGCGCGGGTGCGGACCGCCGCGAGATCGGAACCGGCCTCGGTCTCGCTGAGGCCGAGGCAGACGAGGACCTCACCGCGGCAGATCGCCGGCAGGAACTCCCGCCGCAATCGCTCGGTGCCGTGGCGGAGGATCACCGGACCGATCTGCCGGTCGGCGGTCCAGTGCGCCCCGACCGGGGCACCGGCCCGGAGCAGTTCCTCGGTCACCGCGAGCCGGGCCACGTTTGAACGCCCGCCACCGCCGTACTCCTGCGGCCACGTCATTCCGATCCAGCCCTGAGCGGCCACCGCGGCCGTGAAGCCCGAATCGACGCCGCGCATCCAGTTGTCGCAGCGCGGCGTGAACGAGGCCGCGCTCAGGAACGCACGGACCTCTCGCCGGAGTGCGGCCAGATCGTCGTCACGGACGTCAGATCGTCGCCGACCGGATGGGTGGGCTACTGCAGAGTGCATACCTCTCCGATCGACTTGACGAAACTGTCAGAACGTTAGCCAGCAGCATCGTATGGAGTCAACCGCCCGCTCGGACCGCCCGGTCGACACTATTGTCAAGTTCAAGGCCCATCCCTAGGCTGAACCGCCAATCGACCGGAGCAACCCGTCGGTTCAGACGTCGGTCGCAGAGAGGCGGAGACGGCATGAAGCAGACGATCCTGGAGGGCGTGCGGGTTATCGAACTCGCCGCCTGGACGTTCGTTCCCTCGGCGGGCGCGGTACTCGCCGACTGGGGCGCGGACGTGATCAAGATCGAGCACCCGGTGACCGGCGACCCCCAGCGTGGCCTGATCAGCTCCGGGATGGTCACCGGCGCCGACGGCGTCAACCACTTCATCGAGCAGCCCAACCGGGGCAAGCGGAGCCTCGGGCTGGACATCGGTTCCGAGCCGGGGCGCGAGGTGCTCTACAAGCTCGCCGCGCAGTCCGACGTGTTCATCACGAACCTCTTACCGGGCTCGCGCGAGCGGTCCGGTGTGGACGTCAACGATATCCGCGCCCACAACCCGGACATCATCTACGCCCGCGGGCATGGGTACGGCGCCCGCGGCGCGCAGGCCGACCGCGGCGGTTTCGACCTGGCCGCGTACTGGGCGCGCGGTGGCCTCGGCGACTCGTTCATCGCGCGTGAGGGCGGCTATCCGCCGATCCAGCGACCGGCGTTCGGCGACGTCTACGCCGGCTTCGCGATCGCCGGCGGCATCGCGGCCGCCCTCTACCGGCGGCAGCGCACCGGTGAGACCTCGATCGTCGACGTGTCGCTGCTCGGCGCGGCGGTCTGGCAGCTCGCCCCGGACATCGTCGGGGCCGGCATCACCGGCGCGGCGATCCCGAAGTACGACCTGGCCGAGATGCCCAATCCCCTGGCCAGCATCTACCGGACCAGCGACGACCGGTACCTCGCGCTGGTCGTGCTGCAGGCCGACCGGTTCTGGGCAGACGTCTGCCAGCGGCTCGGCCGTGCGGACCTCATCGACGACGAGCGCTTCGCCGACGCGCGGGTCCGGTTCGCGAACCGGGGGGCCTGCGTCGCCGAGCTGCGAGCGACGTTCGGCGCGCAGCCGCTCGCGCACTGGGAGAAGGCTCTCGCCGACTTCGAGGGCGTCTGGGACGTGTTCCGGACGGCACCGGAGCTCCACGACGATCCGCAGGTGGTCGCGAACGGGTACCTGCCGCAGGTGACGAACGGGAACGGTGCGACGTTCGCACTGGCGGCCAATCCGGTCCAGTTCGACGAGCAGTCTCCGACGCTGACGCCCGCACCGGAACACGGGCAGCACACCGAGGAGATCCTGCTGGAGCTCGGGTACGACTGGGAGCAGATCGCCGCGATGAAGGCGGCGAACGCCACCACGTGAGCCCGTTAACTTGACATAGTCGTCAATCCGGCGTCGAATAAGAATCTCGCTCGCCGTCGCCGCCGGGAGAGGAACACTGCCTGCACAGGCGGTCCAGGTCAGCCGCCGTGGAGGGCACCATCGACGCGCAACTGTCCGACGACATCCCGGGAACCGCCGCCGAGGAGACTGCCCTCGGCGGCGGCGTCCTCACGGCCGACGACGCGGCGCTCGGCGAACGAGCCGCCCGGACCCGCACCGCGATCCTCGAGGCGACCCGCAAGCTTTTCCTCGACAAGGGTTACGCCGGGACCCGGATCAACAACATCACCGACGCGTGCGGCATCTCCCGCGCCGGGTTCTACACGTACTTCCGGGACAAGCGGGAGGTGTTCACCGTCCTCGGCGAGCAGACCTTCCGCGACATCCTGCTCGTGGTCGGTGAGCTGGAGCGGCTCCCGCAGCCGTGCGGCGTCGCGGAGGTGTCAGCCTGGGTCCGGCAGTACTTCGATTTCATGGACGTCCACGGCGCGTTCATCTTCTCCTCGGCGCAGTCAGCTCCCGACGACGAGGAGTTCCGGAACAGCACGGCCCGCCTGCAGATGCGCGTCGCCTGGATGATCGGGATGAGCCTGCGCGGCCGGCAGGTCGTGCCCACCGACGCCCCGGAGGCACTCGGGCTGACCGTCAACGCGATGCTCGACCGTGCGTGGTACTTCTGCCGGGGCCAGAGGCTGCCGGTGGACGAGAACGACATGGTGCGGACGCTGGCGACCACGATCCTCGGCACGCTGACCAGCACAACGACCGACTGAGACGGTACGGCCCCGGACGGGGGCCGTACCGCTCGGCGTCAGACCGGGCCGGACGTGGCGTAGCGGCGGCGGAGCTCGGACTTGGCAACCTTGGCCAGGCCGGTACGCGGCAACGCGTCGACGACCTCGAGCTGCTCGGGCAGCTTCTGCTTCATCAGCCCCGCGTCCAGCAGCCAGGCGTTGAGCGTCGCCAGGTCGGGGTCGGGGTGGCCCGCGGGCGGGGCGACCACCGCGCAGACGCGTTCGCCGCGCACGGCGTCGGGCACGCCGATCACCGCGACCTCGGCTACGGCCGGGTGGGAGGCGAGCAGCTGCTCGATCTCCTGCGGGGCGATGTTCTCGGCGTTGCGGATGATCAGGTCCTTGACCCGGCCGACGACTTCGATCGGCCCGTCCGGGTGGAATCGTCCGAGGTCGCCGGTCCGGAACCACCCGTCGTCGGTGAACGCGGCCGCGGTCTCCGCCGGGTCGGTGTAGCCGCGGCAGACCCCGGCACCGCTGACCTGCACCTCACCGATCTGTCCCGGCGCGACCGGCGTTCCGTCGGCGTCGACCAGCCGGACGGTGTTGCCCGGCAGCACCCGGCCGTCGGTCGCGGCCAGCACGTCCGGTGGATCGCTGGGCCGGGCGACGGCGATCATCGGTACCTCGGTCATCCCGTAGTCGTGCGCGAGCACTGCGTCCAACACGTCCCGGACCTCGCCGAAGAGCGCCGGGGAGCACGGCGCGCCGCCGCCCTTGAGCGTCCGCAGGGTCGGCAGCACCGGCTCTCCCGGATTCGCCCGCGCCACCGCGACCAGCGCGCTGTAGAACGGCGGCGCGCCCCCGGTGGTGGTGACGCCGTACCGCCGGAACAGCGGGACCGCCTCGGCCGGGACGAACGCCTCCAGGAGCAGCGCCGGGAACCCACCGGCGAGCATCGCGATCAGGTACTCGACGCCGCCGACGTGCGCGACCGGGAAGCCGATCGCGGCCACCTCACCGTCGGTCCGCCCGAGTTCCCCGTGGCCGGCGAACCCGAGCCCGGTCGAGAGCAGGGTCGCGTCGGTGTGCTGGGCGCCCTTCGGCGCGCCGGTCGACCCGGAGGTGAAGTAGATCCAGGCCACCTGATCCGGATCCGCCGGCTGCGCCGCCAGGCCGACCGGCGCTGCTTCCGGCGCACTGGCGTCGATCACCACCGTCCGGGGTGACGGGCCTCCGGCCGCGGCGACGCGTGCCGCCAGCTCGACGTAGTCCGTTCCCCGCCAGATCCCCGGGACGAGGAACACCTCGGCGCCACTCCCCGCCAGTGCCGCCGACACCTCGCGCTCCCGGTACAGCGGAATGATCGGTGCCTGGACCGCGCCGAGGCGACGGAGCGCGGCCATCACCAGCAGCGTGCTGGTCCGGGTCGGCAGTTGCCAGGCCACCCGGGTGCCCGGCCCGATGCCCTCGGCGGACAGCGCGGCTGCGACCCGTCGTGATCGGTCCGCGAACTGCGCGCAGGTCACGGTCGTGCCGTCGGCCTCGATCAGCAGCGGGGCGTCCGGAGTGGCGTCGGCCCGGGCGTCGATCAGATCGGCGAACGTGGACGCGGTCAGCAACCAGGGAGCGTTGTCGGCAATCATCGTCGACCTCCAGGGAACGACGCGGTCTCAGCCGGCGTCGGCGGGGAAGTAGTACCGGCTGACCAGGTCGGCGACGCAGGCCGGTTTGCGTTCGCCGTCGACCTCGATCACCGTGTGCAGCACCAGCTGCACCGTGGTCGCGTCGACCCGTTCGAGCTCGGTCATCGTGCAGCGGGCCCGGACCCGGCTGCCGACGCGTACCGGCGCCGGAAACCGGACCCGGTTGAGCCCGTAGTTGACGCCCATTCGCGCACCCTCGATCCGGCGCAGCCGTGCGGCGAAGTACGGGATCAGGGAGACGGTGAGGAAGCCGTGCGCGACGGTTGCGCCGAATGGGCCGGCGGCGCCCCGCTCCGGGTCGACGTGGATCCACTGGTGGTCCTCGGTGACGTCGGCGAACCCGTCCACTCGGGGCTGCTCTACCGGGAACCAGTCGGTCGGGCCGAGTTCCCGGCCGAGCGCCTTCTCCAGCTCGGCGATGCTCCGGAAGATCTCCACGCTCGCTCCTAGTCGCGGCTGAGCAGCATCGCGCCGGCCACCGGTCCCCCACCGACGCCGACCGCGGCGACGCTCGGGCTACCGGCCTGGCGTTCTCCGCCCTCCTGCCACAGCTGAACGCACGCCTCGTGCAGGAATCCCATGCCGTGCAGACGGCCACCGGACAGCTGGCCCCCGCTGGTGTTCAGCGGCAGCGAACCGTCGAGCGCGATCCGCTCTCCGCCCTCCACGAACGCGCCGACCTTGCCCCGTTCGCAGAAGCCGAGCGCCTCCAGCCACATCACGGTGAGGAAGCTGAAACCGTCGTAGAGCTGAGCCACGTCGACGTCGCCCGGCCGGAGGGTCGTCCGCTCCCACAGCGTCGCCGCGGCGTCGTGTGCGGCCATCGTGGTGAGGTCGGTCCGCTGGTCCCAGGTCGCTCGCTCGAACATGCCGGTGCCGACCGACTCCACCGTGAGCGGGTCACGGCGCAGCCCGGCTGCGGCCTCCCGCCGGGACACGATGACCGCGGTCGCACCGTCGCACGGCACGTCGCAGTCGTAGAGACAGAGCGGCTCGGAGATCATCCGGGCGGCCAGGTACTCGTCCATCGTCATGGGCGCCCGGTAGACCGCGTCCGGGTTCACGCCCGCGTTGCGCCGGGCGTTGAGCGCGATCCAGCCGAGCTGCTCCCGGGTCAGGCCGAAATCGTGCATGTAGCGCTGAGCGGGCATCGCCAGCCAGTTGGCCGCCGACACCGCGCCGAACGGACCGGTCCACTCCAGGTGCGCCGGGAGCTGTTGCCCGTCGCCGAGCAACACCGAGGCCCGACCACCGGTCGCCTGGGCGGTGGACTCCCAGACCGAGCGGAACACCAGCACGTGGTCGGCGAGGCCGAGCGCCACCGCCATGCACGCCTCGATCGCCGGGCCGATCTGCGCGGCGGTCTCCGTGCTGCTCAGGTACCAGCGGCTGCGCAGACCGAGTGCGTTGCGCAGCTCGTGCACCGACGCGCCGGAGAAGCCCCGGTCGGGCACTCCCGGCCCCGGATAACTGGCCACCCCGTCGATGTCGTCCGGAGTCAGTCCGGCATCCGCGATCGCACGCAGCGCCGCCTCGATCGTCAGCTCCAGGCCGGTCCGCCCGAGCCGGCGCCCGACCTGTGACTTGCCCGCCCCGGTGAGTACCGCCCGACCCTCGAACGGGCCGCCGCGGCTCACCGTCCGCTCCCGGCCGGACGGAAGAGGGGAAGCCAGACGTCGTCCCACTGCTCGAAGAACACCGCGACCTCCAGCCCGACCGCCGCGTCCTCGAGCGGCAGATCCACCACGTTGCTCGTCAGCCGGACATCCGGCTCCTCGGCGATCTCGACCATCGCGATCAGGTACGGCGGCGGGAGCGTGGGAATCCACGGCTGCCGGTTGACGGTGAACGCAGCGATTCGTCCACGGCCGGATACCGGCTCCGGCCCCACGTCGAGACTCCGGCAGCGGAAGCAGGCCGGCGCCGGCGGGTGGAACCACCGTCCGCAGGACCGGCAGCGGTGGATGAGCAGGTGTCCTCGCTCGCCGCCGGTCCAGAAGGCGCGGGACTCCGTGGTCGGGACGGGCAGCAGTCGCTGCGCCGGTCGGGCGTAGGGGAGCACGCGACCTCCGTTGGTCACTTCGGTGTGGTGCCGGCGTCGGAAGCCGGCACGGTGACCCTAGGGCCGACTTGACACAATCGTCAACGCTAGGCGAGGACTGGAACCTCGGCCGGATTACGCACCGGCAGGCCCATCAACCGGCGGGCGTTGTCGCCCATGAAGTCACGGGTGCGCTTCTCGCTCATGCCCTCGGCATAGCGGTAGTAGCCGCGAGGTTCCGTGAGGCCCTCCGGGTGCGGGTAGTCCGACCCGAACAGCACGCGGTCCCAGCCGACCGTCTGCACGACGTCCTCCACCGAGCCCTCCCAGAACGGGCTGACCCAGACGTTCCGCCGGAACACGTCCACGGGGTGTTCGAGGAAGGCCTGCGGCATCTTGCCGTAGGTCGCCTCCAGTTCGTCGAAGAGCGGCTTGATCCAGGAACTGCCGTTCTCCACGCTGGCGATCCGCAGCTTCGGGAACCGGGTCAGCGTGCCGTGGCAGATCAGGCTGGTGAGCATGTCGGCGATCTCCCGGTGACCGAGCGCCACCCAGCGGAACGCGCTCATCTCGGTGAAGTTATTCGTCTCCGGCGGCTCCCACTGGTTGATGTAGCTGTCCAACGGGGGCTGGCTGGCGTGCAGTACGACCGGGATGCCGGCCGCCTCGACGTCGGCCCAGAACGAGTCGAACTCCGGGAGCGCCGGCGAGCGCCAGCCCTTGAGGCCCTTGACCGGCGCGGGCTTGATCAGCACCGCCTTCGCGCCGTTCTCCAGCACGTACTGCAATTCGCGGCGCGCGTCGTCCACCAGCGCGCAGCTGATCACCGGCGTCATGTAGAGCCGGTTCTCGTACGTGTATCCCCAGGTCTCCAGCATCCAGCGGTTGAGCGCGTGGATCATCGACACGACCAGTTCCGGGTCCTCGGCCGCCGAGTGCTCGACGAGGTTGGCCAGCGTCGGGTAGCACAGAGCCTCGTCGACGCCCTGCTCGTCCATCACCGCGATCCGCGGCTCCGGGCCACGGAACGCCGGGATCGCGTCGATGCCCTTGCCACCCAGTTCGCGCAGCGACTTGCCCTCGGTGTTCTGCCCGGAGAAGAACTTCTCGTACGCCCCCGGCGCAGCGACCCGGTCGAACGTCGGGTTGGGGATGTACTCGGTGATCCGACCCAGGATCGCGATCCGGGTGCGCCCGCCGACCTGGACGAACTGCACTGCCCGCCGGTACTTCTCCGGCAGGTAGCGGGTCAACGCGTCCGGAGTCTCGTACATGTGCTGGTCCGCGTCGAAGATCGGCGCGTCGGTGAACTGGGTCACGGGGGGCTGCCCTCCGGCTGCAATCGACTGAGTACGCTTCACGCTAAGCGTGTCTGACGATAGTGTCAATTGGTGGGGTCATAGCGAAGCGACCTGCCTTCCGAACAGTGATAACTATCTATGACAGACACGTCAATCGAGGGCTATGCCCTCCCCGGAGGGTCGACAATGCGGACTACCTTGAGCATGCGGCCGACCGGCTGGTTCCAGATCGGCTGGTCCTCGACCGTGCCCCCGTCCGGCGTCATCCCACTGCGTTACTTCGGCCAGGACCTCGTGGCGTGGCGCGACGGGCGAGGTGTCGTCCGTGTTCTGGACGCCTACTGCCAGCACCTCGGCGCGAACCTCGCCCACGGCGGACGCGTCACCGAGCGGGGCATCCAATGCCCGTTCCATGGCTGGACCTGGAACTCCGACGGTCGCAACG
It contains:
- a CDS encoding acyl-CoA dehydrogenase family protein, translating into MSGLTAEQRELRTVVRGLLEKESPEATVRAVMATDTGFDPELLAGLAGMGLPGLAVPEEQGGAGAGWVEQGVVFEELGRALACVPYLSTVGLAIPALLAAGDRSAIDRWLPGLASGERTATVALPEQAARWTTGGEALTATGAGPEWEVTGVAAHVLDGATAHLLLVVAVTDGGPTLFAVDPAHPGVQRTATTTSDHTRRFAHLEFRGAPAVPVGTVGAAGGVVGLALAHGRVALACEQVGGAARVLELAVEHARTRVQFARPIGSFQAVKHRCADMLVAVETARSAAWAAVRAVGTEELHLVSAVAAAVCADAYTTCASGFVQIAGGLGYTWEHSAHLYVKRSRGSAVLFGTPHQHRRLVADLASIREGRS
- a CDS encoding VOC family protein, producing the protein MSVLTDTRAVLAHAALHCNLNTVDLPAAEAFYTEALGLLARMRSVSTSTDATPMGLGTDTASTTVFLYDHRGPRAAPALELVGWERPATAMAGPVERGFVALGFRVDALPATVARLQALGHTAEEIAPVRVQGVARSAVRLVDPDGVPVEVVAIPAGGTSDTDGAALAYTRLACADLERTIRWYRGVGFEVRARARATAALVLPEDPTFSLELTERPAPTGTARAANSQGLYRLALAVEDVTAAHALLAARGAVPDPVFIPMPDTPTGGFTVLFLADPDGTVVEFVERPRSAVRRPASPV
- a CDS encoding SDR family oxidoreductase, with amino-acid sequence MTDGALAGRTALVTGASRGIGAAIARRFAAEGAAVTILATTSEPKPRIAGTVHTVATEIRTAGGRALAVAGDLRSDADVERAVEQTVTTFGGLDLVVNNAAAFDTTPTRRITMRRYDLLHAVNARGSFLVSRAALPHLEKSPAAHILSISPPLTLDPRWTGAHLAYTASKYAVSLMTLGLAAELADAGIAANSLWPSTAVATEGIRAILGEETASLRARRVDVMADAALAIVRRDPRRYTGQLVTDEDVLRAEGVDLSRYLLGPDERALQPSFFLPAAATGTAKVAP
- a CDS encoding acyl-CoA dehydrogenase family protein → MTPYRAEVRQVVDDVLAPHFGSGTPPETLWTTVSGLGWPFVGVPESAGGSGGDLADGAEIAAGVGRHACALPLVRTGLAGWTLARLGRPIDVVRDGVAMAVAGRGRLTVRPASHGWELSGAVPAVSWLPGAPLLVVATVEVDAAPWTAVTLLDADRVRASVAGGADLAGAPRGRLSFDRVSVTDLMLGPADLLRAVADRGAILRAAAIGGALERACMLLTEHVAVRHQFGRPLRAFQSVAHRTADALLERDLALAAVASAIATADGPSVAARSATAAAARAVTARAAGVVAEIAHQLHGAIGITQEHPLHLVTRRLWAWRDEDGSQRHWERRLGSATLRGEDDVALWALTTTGAQL
- a CDS encoding acyl-CoA dehydrogenase family protein, which encodes MHSAVAHPSGRRRSDVRDDDLAALRREVRAFLSAASFTPRCDNWMRGVDSGFTAAVAAQGWIGMTWPQEYGGGGRSNVARLAVTEELLRAGAPVGAHWTADRQIGPVILRHGTERLRREFLPAICRGEVLVCLGLSETEAGSDLAAVRTRAVPAPGGWSISGAKTWTTSAHLATHAYVLARTGPADPRHEGLTEFLVDMDTPGITVRPILDLVGEHHFNEVFLDEVFVPEHRVLGTVGAGWKQVTEQLAFERGGPERYLSTYPLLAALVDAVRRHPDRAAVERLGALTGRLAGLRALSTALAAAIDVGAAPTREAAALKVLGAQFEKDVVEEGRYVLDVTGGLEDATAAALLVDAVTAVPAGSVRGGASDVLRTVLGRAESTGGTR
- a CDS encoding CaiB/BaiF CoA transferase family protein; this translates as MKQTILEGVRVIELAAWTFVPSAGAVLADWGADVIKIEHPVTGDPQRGLISSGMVTGADGVNHFIEQPNRGKRSLGLDIGSEPGREVLYKLAAQSDVFITNLLPGSRERSGVDVNDIRAHNPDIIYARGHGYGARGAQADRGGFDLAAYWARGGLGDSFIAREGGYPPIQRPAFGDVYAGFAIAGGIAAALYRRQRTGETSIVDVSLLGAAVWQLAPDIVGAGITGAAIPKYDLAEMPNPLASIYRTSDDRYLALVVLQADRFWADVCQRLGRADLIDDERFADARVRFANRGACVAELRATFGAQPLAHWEKALADFEGVWDVFRTAPELHDDPQVVANGYLPQVTNGNGATFALAANPVQFDEQSPTLTPAPEHGQHTEEILLELGYDWEQIAAMKAANATT
- a CDS encoding TetR/AcrR family transcriptional regulator, producing MEGTIDAQLSDDIPGTAAEETALGGGVLTADDAALGERAARTRTAILEATRKLFLDKGYAGTRINNITDACGISRAGFYTYFRDKREVFTVLGEQTFRDILLVVGELERLPQPCGVAEVSAWVRQYFDFMDVHGAFIFSSAQSAPDDEEFRNSTARLQMRVAWMIGMSLRGRQVVPTDAPEALGLTVNAMLDRAWYFCRGQRLPVDENDMVRTLATTILGTLTSTTTD
- a CDS encoding class I adenylate-forming enzyme family protein, producing the protein MIADNAPWLLTASTFADLIDARADATPDAPLLIEADGTTVTCAQFADRSRRVAAALSAEGIGPGTRVAWQLPTRTSTLLVMAALRRLGAVQAPIIPLYREREVSAALAGSGAEVFLVPGIWRGTDYVELAARVAAAGGPSPRTVVIDASAPEAAPVGLAAQPADPDQVAWIYFTSGSTGAPKGAQHTDATLLSTGLGFAGHGELGRTDGEVAAIGFPVAHVGGVEYLIAMLAGGFPALLLEAFVPAEAVPLFRRYGVTTTGGAPPFYSALVAVARANPGEPVLPTLRTLKGGGAPCSPALFGEVRDVLDAVLAHDYGMTEVPMIAVARPSDPPDVLAATDGRVLPGNTVRLVDADGTPVAPGQIGEVQVSGAGVCRGYTDPAETAAAFTDDGWFRTGDLGRFHPDGPIEVVGRVKDLIIRNAENIAPQEIEQLLASHPAVAEVAVIGVPDAVRGERVCAVVAPPAGHPDPDLATLNAWLLDAGLMKQKLPEQLEVVDALPRTGLAKVAKSELRRRYATSGPV
- a CDS encoding MaoC family dehydratase, producing the protein MEIFRSIAELEKALGRELGPTDWFPVEQPRVDGFADVTEDHQWIHVDPERGAAGPFGATVAHGFLTVSLIPYFAARLRRIEGARMGVNYGLNRVRFPAPVRVGSRVRARCTMTELERVDATTVQLVLHTVIEVDGERKPACVADLVSRYYFPADAG